A genomic window from Prunus persica cultivar Lovell chromosome G2, Prunus_persica_NCBIv2, whole genome shotgun sequence includes:
- the LOC18784833 gene encoding glucan endo-1,3-beta-glucosidase, which translates to MANSLPNFASSGCCVLLLLVSIFIQGGVQGSIGVNYGTVANDLPPPTHVAHFLLESTIINRVRLFDANPDILQAFAHTGIAVTITVPNDQIPHLTKLSFAQQWLKSNVQPYVQATNIVRILIGNEVLSTTNKLFIAGLVPAMQTLHAALVDASLDRKIKVSTPHSLGILSSSSPPSSGKFRQGYDVHVLKPLLSFLKATNSPFMVNPYPYFGFSADTLDYALFRPNSGVFDDKTKLLYTNMLDAQLDAVFSAMKLLGFVDLEIVIAETGWPSECDPAQVGVDPQSAADYNGNLIRHVTSGNGTPLMPNRTFETYIFALFNENLKPGPTCERNFGLFRPDMTPVYNVGILRHTASSSTPLNPGPGPGPVPVPGLAPASPSPPHGEKLWCLPKRGADAEALQRNIDYVCGLGLNCGPIKQGGPCFMPNTVRAHAAYAMNRYFQAMGRNGYDCEFEGTGATTAVDPSYGKCKY; encoded by the exons ATGGCAAATTCTCTTCCCAATTTTGCATCATCTGGATGCTGTGTTTTGCTCCTTCTTGTCTCAATCTTCATTCAAG GAGGAGTGCAAGGATCTATTGGGGTGAACTATGGCACGGTGGCAAATGACCTCCCTCCACCAACCCACGTCGCCCATTTCCTTTTAGAATCCACCATCATCAACCGTGTTAGGCTTTTTGATGCAAACCCTGATATACTACAAGCCTTTGCTCACACTGGCATTGCAGTCACAATCACTGTCCCAAATGACCAAATCCCCCACCTTACCAAGCTTAGCTTTGCCCAACAATGGCTCAAATCCAATGTCCAACCTTACGTCCAGGCCACCAACATAGTCCGCATCTTAATAGGCAATGAAGTTTTGTCCACCACAAACAAGTTGTTCATTGCAGGCCTTGTTCCTGCCATGCAAACCCTCCACGCCGCCCTTGTCGATGCTTCGTTGGACCGCAAGATTAAAGTCTCTACCCCACACTCTCTAGGCATTCTTTCAAGTTCAAGCCCACCGTCCTCTGGCAAATTTAGGCAAGGCTATGACGTCCATGTGCTTAAGCCGTTGCTTAGTTTCTTGAAAGCCACCAATTCTCCTTTCATGGTGAACCCCTATCCTTATTTCGGATTCTCTGCGGACACACTTGATTACGCACTTTTCAGGCCAAATTCCGGCGTCTTTGATGACAAAACGAAACTCCTTTACACCAACATGTTGGATGCACAATTAGATGCTGTTTTTTCAGCCATGAAGCTTTTGGGCTTTGTGGACCTTGAGATTGTTATAGCCGAAACGGGCTGGCCATCAGAGTGTGATCCGGCCCAAGTTGGTGTTGACCCACAGAGTGCAGCGGATTACAATGGAAATCTCATTCGTCATGTGACATCCGGTAATGGCACCCCGTTGATGCCAAACCGGACTTTTGAGACGTACATCTTTGCCCTCTTCAATGAAAATCTCAAGCCCGGCCCAACATGCGAGAGGAATTTCGGGCTTTTCCGGCCCGACATGACACCAGTTTACAATGTCGGGATCCTCCGGCACACG GCTAGTTCATCTACACCTTTGAACCCAGGCCCAGGCCCAGGCCCAGTTCCAGTTCCAGGTCTTGCACCAGCGAGCCCATCACCGCCGCATGGCGAGAAACTATGGTGTCTCCCGAAGAGGGGAGCTGACGCGGAGGCCTTGCAGAGGAATATTGATTATGTTTGTGGGCTGGGATTGAATTGTGGGCCAATCAAACAAGGTGGGCCGTGCTTTATGCCCAACACAGTTCGAGCCCATGCAGCATATGCCATGAACCGCTACTTTCAAGCAATGGGAAGGAACGGTTATGATTGTGAGTTTGAAGGAACTGGAGCCACCACTGCCGTCGATCCAA GCTATGGAAAGTGCAAGTACtga